In the Clostridium cellulovorans 743B genome, TAGTTGCAACTAGTTCTAATGGGCATGTTAGACATAACTCAGAAGAACTTGCAGCAATCATAGTTGAAACAATAATGGATAGAAAACTATTCTTTGATAGAAAGAAGATTATTGAGTACTTCTATTTATCAGAAAGACTTAAAGAAACAAAAAATATTGATAGTTAGGTGAAATCGTATGTCATTTTCTGCTAAAGTAAAGAGTGAAGTTTGTCGACAAACTGAATATACAAAAGAGGAGGTTACAGCTCTCCTCTCGGCAATAATGAAAGCCAGTGGTACTTTAACCTTAGGTGCACGTAGGCAATTTAGCTTTAGAGTTACTACAGAAAACCCTTCAATAGCAAGATTAGTTTTCAAGCTATTGAAGGAGTATTTCAATGTGCATTCAAAGCTGATGGTTAAGAAGGGAACTTCACTAAAGAAAAACAATATATATATGGTTGTTATCCAAGAGGAAACAAACGTAAAGGAACTTCTTTTAGATGTAGGAGTTATGCAAGAAATTGAAGGTATTTTGACCTTCAGCAATGAAATACCTCAAGAAATAATACCAAGCGAATCTGCTAAAAAAGCTTATATCAGGGGAGCTTTTTTAGGTGGAGGAAGTATAAGCAATCCAGAAAAAACTTATCATATGGAATTTGTAACTCATAATAGTGAATATGCTCTTGGGTTAAGTAAGACTATTAACGAATTTCAACTTAATTCAAAAGTAATACAAAGAAAAAATAGTTACATTGTCTATATAAAAGAGGGAGAACAGATTGTGGATCTATTAAATATTATAGGTGCTCATAGTTCTTTGCTATACGTGGAAAACATAAGAATAATGAAAGAAATGAGAAACAATGTTAACAGGCTAGTCAATTGCGAAACTGCAAATTTAAGTAAAACAGTTAATGCAGCGGTGAGGCAAATTGAAAGTATAAAACTAATACAAAAAGAAATTGGTCTTGCAAGGCTCCCCAGTAATTTAAGAGAAATTGCTGAGTTAAGACTTAAGTATCCAGATGAGTCTCTGAAAGAACTTGGAGATATGTTAAATCCTCCAATAGGTAAGTCAGGGATAAATCACAGGCTTAGGAAAATCGAAAAAATTGCAGAGGAAATAGCAAGAGGAGAGTATTAGTCAAGGTATATAAAGGGGGGACTATATATGGCTAAGGCACCAAGTTTAAAGGATGTCGCAAAGCTTGCTGGTGTTGGACTTGGTACTGCATCTAGAGTTTTAAATAACTCTGGTCCAGTAACTGATGAAAAGAGACAAGCTGTTTTTGAAGCCATGGAAAAGCTTAATTATAAGCCGAATGCAATAGCAAGAAGCTTAAAAAGCAAAAAAACTAAAACTATTGGAGTAATGATACCAGACATATCAAATCCATTTTATCCAGAGGTAATAAGAGGAATAGAAGATGTAGCTAATAAATATAGTTACAGCATATTTCTTTTAAACACAGACAGATCCAGAGAGAAGGAGCAAAAGTGTTTATCTGTGCTCCAAGAGAAGATGGTAGATGGAGCTATCCTTATGAGTTTTTCAGTACCAGAAGAAATTAAAAACCACATAAATAATATCCCTATAGTGCTTATTAGTTCTATTCCAAAGAATACTGAGTTTGTAACTGTGAGAATTGATAATGAGGAAGCTGCATATGAAGCGGTAAATCATTTGTGTAAATTTGGACACAAGGACATAGTTATGATTTCAGGTCCATTAAGTGACGAAAATGCCGCAATTCCAAGAGTTCAAGGATATATGAGAGCCATGCTAGATAATGGCATAAAATTTAGCTCAGAAAATATTGTTGATGGTGATTTTAGTTCAGAATGGGGCTACATAGCTATGAAGAAAATATTAGAAAGAGAAAAAATTCCAACAGCAGTTTTTACTCATTCAGATAATCTAGCTATTGGTGCTATTAAAGCAATTATGGAAAAGGGATTAAGAATTCCTGAGGACATTTCTATTGTAGGTTTTGACGGAATAGCAAGTAGTGAATATATATATCCAGGCATTACAACTATAAAACAGCCAAGATATGAAATGGGAGCTATGGGAATGGAAACCTTAGTGAAGCTTATAAATGGAGTTGAAACTAAAAAACTTATAAAGATGGATGTTCAACTAGTTGAAAGGAATTCATGTAAGAATTTATTGACTGAAGATAAGTAAGATATACCTAAAAAATTATATGAAAAGAAATTGCTGATAATAAAATTTTTAGTTACTAACCTACCTATTTTTAATTTAGGTAGGTTTTTAGTTTATTAATAAAAAACGGTATAGCCGCTAAGCTTATACCGTTTAATGTGGGGATTATATGGACTCTAAAGCAATGCTTTAGAATAGGGGTTGTTGGTTTTGTATTAGTCAGATAGTTTAAAATATGTGTTGATTTATTTATATAAAATAATTTATATAATCTTATTTGTTAAAGTATCTGTTTAATAGACCAAGGAATGCTTTACCGTGACGAGCTTCATCTTTACACATTTCGTGAACTGTGTCGTGGATAGCATCGTAGCCTAATTCTTTAGCTCTAGTAGCTAATTTTTTCTTTCCATCAGTTGCGCCATATTCGGCATCAACTCTAGCTTGTAAGTTTGCTTTTGTATCAGCAACAACTACTTCACCAAGTAATTCTGCAAATTTTGATGCATGTTCAGCTTCTTCAAAAGCAATTCTCTTATAGGCTTCAGCAACTTCTGGGAAGCCTTCTCTATCAGCTTGTCTGCTCATTGCTAAGTACATTCCTACTTCAGTACATTCACCCATAAAGTTTGCCCTTAAATCATCTAAAACATCTTGTTCTACACCTTTAGCAACTCCA is a window encoding:
- a CDS encoding LacI family DNA-binding transcriptional regulator yields the protein MAKAPSLKDVAKLAGVGLGTASRVLNNSGPVTDEKRQAVFEAMEKLNYKPNAIARSLKSKKTKTIGVMIPDISNPFYPEVIRGIEDVANKYSYSIFLLNTDRSREKEQKCLSVLQEKMVDGAILMSFSVPEEIKNHINNIPIVLISSIPKNTEFVTVRIDNEEAAYEAVNHLCKFGHKDIVMISGPLSDENAAIPRVQGYMRAMLDNGIKFSSENIVDGDFSSEWGYIAMKKILEREKIPTAVFTHSDNLAIGAIKAIMEKGLRIPEDISIVGFDGIASSEYIYPGITTIKQPRYEMGAMGMETLVKLINGVETKKLIKMDVQLVERNSCKNLLTEDK
- the whiA gene encoding DNA-binding protein WhiA, whose protein sequence is MSFSAKVKSEVCRQTEYTKEEVTALLSAIMKASGTLTLGARRQFSFRVTTENPSIARLVFKLLKEYFNVHSKLMVKKGTSLKKNNIYMVVIQEETNVKELLLDVGVMQEIEGILTFSNEIPQEIIPSESAKKAYIRGAFLGGGSISNPEKTYHMEFVTHNSEYALGLSKTINEFQLNSKVIQRKNSYIVYIKEGEQIVDLLNIIGAHSSLLYVENIRIMKEMRNNVNRLVNCETANLSKTVNAAVRQIESIKLIQKEIGLARLPSNLREIAELRLKYPDESLKELGDMLNPPIGKSGINHRLRKIEKIAEEIARGEY
- a CDS encoding NADH peroxidase; its protein translation is MKKFICTVCGYIHEGDAAPELCPVCKAPAAKFQEQTGERVWADEHRIGVAKGVEQDVLDDLRANFMGECTEVGMYLAMSRQADREGFPEVAEAYKRIAFEEAEHASKFAELLGEVVVADTKANLQARVDAEYGATDGKKKLATRAKELGYDAIHDTVHEMCKDEARHGKAFLGLLNRYFNK